The following DNA comes from Pseudomonas sp. Tri1.
GGGCAGCGGATCGTTGATGTTCGACAGAGTGCGCCAGTCGCCGACGCCACCGGCGAAGAACATCACGCCCATGGCCAGGACCACCAGGGTCAGGATGCCGCTGATGTAGGCCTTGGGAATCGTGCGTTTCGGGTCCTTGGCTTCTTCGGCCGCCATCGCAGCGCCTTCGATAGCCAGGAAGAACCAGATGGCGAAGGGAATTGCCGCGAACATCCCGGCAATCGCCGGTGCACCGAACGCATCGGAGCCGGCCCAGCCGTTCAGGGCGAAGTTGCTGAAGCTGAATGCCGGGGCTACGACGCCCATGAACACCAGCAGTTCGGCCACTGCCAATACGCAGACGATCAACTCGAACGTCGCCGCCAGTTTCACCCCGAGGATGTTCAGGCCCATGAACACGATATAGGCCCCGACCGCTGCGTGTTTCGGGTCCAGGGCCGGGAACTGTACGTTCAGGTAGGCGCCGATGGCCAGGGCAATGGCCGGTGGCGCGAAGACGAATTCAATTAATGTCGCCAGCCCGGCGATCAAGCCGCCTTTCTCGCCGAAGGCGCGACGGCTGTAGGCAAACGGCCCGCCGGCATGAGGAATGGCGGTAGTCAGTTCGGTGAAACTGAAGATGAAGCAGGTGTACATGGCCGCGACCATGAACGATGTCACCAGAAAGCCCAGCGTCCCGGCAACGCCCCAGCCGTAGCTCCAGCCGAAATACTCGCCGGAAATCACCAGGCCAACGGCAATGCCCCATAAATGCAGGGTGCCCAGGGTCGGTTTGAGTTGTGTGTTCATCGGTGGCTCCCCTTTGATCCATAGCAAAAGCGCTGGAAGGGGGCATTGCAGTGGGCGTGCCAGGGTGGCGGGAGCCGTCGTAAAGGCTGAAATCGTGTCGTATCGGGGATGTTCGCTGCCGGATCGCTCGGTTTTGTGCTCCAGTTCAGGGCGTCAGTGGCTGGGCTGGCCTCATCGCGAGCAAGCTCGCTCCCACGGGGGATCTTCAGTGGCCACAGATTTTCTATTCACAACAGGTCAACTGTGGGAGCGAGCTTGCTCGCGATGAGGCCATCCCAGTTAGCCGAAAAAACCATTCTTTACACATTCTTTATCCCCCAAGCCCTCCTTCGGTCTCGTTCCTTTACACCCTCCCTGCCGACAATCACTCCACACACGGCACGACGCCGTATCACGGAGAAATCCCATGAGTGTTCTGGACGGGGTGTCGCTGCTGCTGGCAGCGGCGCTGTTCATCTATCTACTGGTTGCGCTGTTACGCGCGGATCGGAACTAGGAGCGGCTATGCACGGTTATGACTACGGGCTGATCCTCGCCTTTTTCGCATTGGTGCTGATTCCCGCGCCGTTTCTGGGGCGTTTTTACTTCCGGGTGATGGAAGGCCAGCGCACTTGGCTATCACCTGTTTTCGGCCCGGTGGAGCGCGGTTGTTATCGCCTGGCCGGTGTCGATCCCGCTGCTGAGCAGAGCTGGCAGAAATATACCCTGGCCTTGCTCGCGTTCAACCTGGCGGGTTTTGTGTTGCTATTCACGGTTCTCCTGCTGCAGGGCCATCTGCCCCTCAATACCGAGCAACTGCCGGGCATGGAATGGACCCAGGCCTTCAACACGGCCGTGAGTTTCATGACCAACACCAACTGGCAGTCCTACAGCGGCGAAGCCTCCCTGAGCTACCTGAGCCAGATGATCGGCCTGACGGTGCAGAACTTCGTCAGCGCGGCCACCGGCCTGGCCGTGCTGGTGGCGCTGTGTCGTGGGATCGGGCGCAAATCCACCG
Coding sequences within:
- the eat gene encoding ethanolamine permease yields the protein MNTQLKPTLGTLHLWGIAVGLVISGEYFGWSYGWGVAGTLGFLVTSFMVAAMYTCFIFSFTELTTAIPHAGGPFAYSRRAFGEKGGLIAGLATLIEFVFAPPAIALAIGAYLNVQFPALDPKHAAVGAYIVFMGLNILGVKLAATFELIVCVLAVAELLVFMGVVAPAFSFSNFALNGWAGSDAFGAPAIAGMFAAIPFAIWFFLAIEGAAMAAEEAKDPKRTIPKAYISGILTLVVLAMGVMFFAGGVGDWRTLSNINDPLPQAMKTVVGESSGWLHMLVWIGLFGLVASFHGIILGYSRQFFALARAGYLPASLAKLSRFQTPHRAIIAGGLIGIAAIYSDGLINLGGMTLTAAMITMAVFGAIVMYIMSMLSLFKLRKTEPNLERTFRAPGYPLVPGIALVLAVVCLVAMAWFNALIGLIFLGFMVVGFLYFLLTAQLRADAPADAMLTGL
- the kdpF gene encoding K(+)-transporting ATPase subunit F, encoding MSVLDGVSLLLAAALFIYLLVALLRADRN